In the genome of Fluviispira vulneris, one region contains:
- the menD gene encoding 2-succinyl-5-enolpyruvyl-6-hydroxy-3-cyclohexene-1-carboxylic-acid synthase yields MTNNRSISSGIIKKLLNWGVAEFYVCAGARNIPLVETLINLSTTNKQIIFNHFDERSAGFYSLGRIKSINKPVCVITTSGTAVGELLAPTMEAYYSGLPLVLLTADRPKSFRGTGAPQSAEQNNIFGKYVSACYDIEADHEFELLNCPKNKPLHINVCFNTPLQTGTIEEIIHIAKLDTFPTPYRIPEQFMQNIYQKIDNAENLIVIVSQIHPKYKEIIIDLLCHFNLPVYLESISNLREESKLSALQIKCADKIWINAKKSGYKIDSVIKIGNTPTHRIWRDLEELNKNIEVISLSDNIFPGHSRAKHFCIEENKEGIINNTKYNRKYSEEVLNFLNFDNSFFLKLQELYKKYPNSEQAIMHTLSKIIPHSSRLYLGNSLSIRHWDLAAQYNQKNFYVEASRGLNGIDGQISTFYGFSAIDSQNFAIIGDLTALYDLSAPWVLQYQKALYTNLIVINNSGGKIFGRVLSGMAGNFCQNFHNYKLEHWCKMWNMHYHALDEIKEFKLLETQHNVYEIFPNQYHTDSFNDEFNQMDV; encoded by the coding sequence ATGACAAACAATCGAAGTATTTCATCCGGTATAATAAAAAAACTCCTAAACTGGGGAGTTGCTGAATTTTATGTTTGTGCTGGGGCTAGAAATATTCCTTTAGTTGAAACATTAATAAATCTATCTACAACAAATAAACAAATTATATTCAACCATTTTGACGAAAGATCAGCTGGTTTTTATTCATTAGGTCGGATTAAATCCATAAATAAACCTGTTTGTGTAATAACAACATCTGGAACAGCAGTCGGTGAACTTTTAGCACCCACTATGGAAGCTTATTATTCCGGATTGCCTCTTGTCTTGCTAACAGCAGATAGACCAAAATCTTTTCGTGGAACAGGTGCACCACAAAGCGCAGAACAAAATAACATTTTCGGTAAATATGTCTCTGCATGTTATGATATAGAAGCAGATCATGAGTTCGAATTATTGAATTGCCCTAAAAATAAACCATTACATATAAATGTATGTTTCAACACACCATTGCAAACGGGTACTATCGAAGAGATAATTCATATTGCAAAGCTAGATACTTTTCCTACTCCTTATCGAATTCCTGAACAATTTATGCAAAATATTTATCAAAAAATAGACAATGCTGAGAATTTAATCGTTATTGTCTCACAAATCCATCCTAAATATAAAGAAATAATTATTGATTTATTATGCCACTTTAATTTACCTGTTTATCTTGAAAGTATTTCAAATTTAAGAGAGGAGTCAAAACTCTCGGCATTGCAAATCAAATGCGCAGATAAAATCTGGATAAATGCAAAAAAATCGGGATACAAAATCGATTCTGTGATAAAAATTGGGAACACACCAACCCATAGGATCTGGCGGGACCTTGAAGAACTCAATAAGAATATAGAAGTTATTTCTTTATCAGACAATATTTTTCCTGGGCATTCTAGAGCAAAGCATTTTTGTATAGAAGAGAATAAAGAAGGTATAATAAACAATACAAAATATAACAGAAAATACTCAGAAGAGGTTCTTAATTTTTTAAATTTTGATAATTCGTTTTTCTTAAAACTACAAGAATTATATAAAAAGTATCCAAACTCTGAACAAGCCATCATGCATACATTATCAAAAATAATTCCTCATTCTTCTCGCCTCTATTTAGGTAACAGTTTGTCGATTCGCCATTGGGATTTAGCCGCTCAGTATAATCAAAAAAATTTCTACGTTGAAGCTTCACGTGGTCTAAATGGAATTGACGGACAAATTTCAACTTTTTATGGATTCTCTGCAATCGACTCACAAAATTTTGCCATAATAGGCGATCTTACGGCTCTATATGATTTAAGTGCGCCTTGGGTCTTACAATATCAAAAAGCTTTATACACAAACCTTATTGTAATAAATAATAGCGGCGGAAAAATATTTGGTCGAGTCCTTTCAGGAATGGCTGGTAATTTCTGTCAGAATTTCCATAATTATAAATTAGAGCATTGGTGCAAAATGTGGAATATGCACTATCACGCTCTCGATGAAATAAAAGAATTTAAATTACTAGAAACACAACATAATGTTTATGAAATATTTCCCAATCAATATCACACGGATTCATTCAATGATGAATTCAATCAAATGGATGTATAA
- a CDS encoding RCC1 domain-containing protein: MKSMIFKIIALIIIFDVLYSCSKGGGGGGTDAVVSLNSFYSLDDLSTASKNLGKVPTYTSSGSENGLISMGDISSCVVMSSGKVKCWGFNANFQLGNTAAGTTNQKTPVIADILQENAVSISAGYLQTCAYLSSGMKCWGAQSKGILGNQVDSLTPAQTPQVVQNLGGQQIKMMAIGDLHMCVLFSSTQSVSCWGQNTQMQLAQPTSTPFSLAAVPINLPEPIKSIATSDYSVCAVAVSGNLYCWGQKISTVANPSPVLIASNVKHISSGEQSHFCYTDTSSNVYCFGTNDKQQLGSSTVSAVFNKTPQQVTGISNATAIVAGKVHTCAITNNGSSVVCWGDNSLGQLGTGSANPAVSATPIAVVGLPAVNVVDIAAADNDTCALLENDDVYCWGNNSPPSAGATSDFLGVANPAVSYTAVKVLNRNDP; the protein is encoded by the coding sequence TGCTCTTATCATTATTTTTGATGTTCTTTACTCTTGCTCAAAAGGAGGAGGAGGGGGAGGAACGGATGCTGTGGTTTCTTTGAATAGTTTTTATTCTTTAGACGATCTTTCAACTGCATCTAAAAATTTAGGAAAAGTTCCTACATACACGTCTTCAGGTTCGGAAAACGGATTAATCAGTATGGGAGACATCTCAAGCTGTGTCGTTATGAGTTCAGGAAAAGTAAAATGCTGGGGATTCAACGCAAACTTTCAGCTTGGTAATACTGCAGCAGGCACTACTAATCAAAAAACACCTGTTATTGCAGATATTTTACAAGAAAACGCAGTTTCCATTTCTGCTGGATATCTTCAAACGTGTGCTTATCTATCTTCAGGGATGAAATGCTGGGGGGCACAATCTAAAGGGATATTAGGTAATCAAGTTGACTCACTTACGCCTGCTCAAACTCCTCAAGTTGTGCAAAATTTAGGGGGGCAACAAATTAAAATGATGGCAATCGGTGACTTACATATGTGTGTGCTTTTTTCAAGCACACAAAGCGTTTCTTGTTGGGGGCAAAACACTCAAATGCAATTAGCCCAACCTACTAGCACTCCTTTTAGTCTTGCAGCTGTGCCAATAAACTTACCAGAACCTATAAAATCCATAGCAACATCTGACTATTCAGTCTGCGCTGTGGCAGTGAGTGGAAATTTATACTGCTGGGGACAAAAAATATCCACCGTTGCAAACCCAAGCCCTGTCCTAATTGCCTCAAATGTTAAACATATTTCAAGCGGGGAACAGTCACACTTCTGTTATACAGATACAAGCTCAAACGTTTACTGCTTTGGTACGAATGATAAACAGCAGCTTGGCTCCTCAACAGTATCAGCTGTATTTAATAAAACTCCTCAACAAGTCACAGGTATTTCCAATGCAACAGCAATTGTTGCTGGTAAAGTTCACACGTGTGCAATCACGAATAATGGTTCATCTGTCGTTTGCTGGGGTGATAATTCTCTAGGTCAATTGGGTACAGGTTCAGCTAATCCTGCTGTGTCTGCAACTCCGATTGCTGTAGTGGGGCTTCCCGCAGTTAATGTTGTTGACATTGCAGCTGCCGACAATGACACGTGTGCTCTGCTCGAAAATGATGATGTTTATTGCTGGGGAAACAACTCACCACCGAGCGCAGGGGCTACATCAGACTTCTTAGGTGTAGCAAATCCAGCCGTTTCCTACACTGCTGTTAAAGTTTTAAATAGAAATGATCCGTGA